Genomic window (Tachysurus fulvidraco isolate hzauxx_2018 chromosome 20, HZAU_PFXX_2.0, whole genome shotgun sequence):
GTACAATCTGAGTAAAGTGTCATCTACTAAGTGTTTATAAGCTCTTGAAAAAGCTCCCAGGATCCTTAAAATGCTCCTCTTGTGAACACAATGTGCCTGAAGTTCAagttttgcttatttatttatatagacatACGGGTTTAATGACGTAAATGTTGGTTATGTTATTCTTTCATCCTCATCCATTTATGGTTGACTAAAGATGCAGTCTCCATGGCAACGATGACATGGTCGCATGCACCTGTCAGTGGTGACCATGGCAttgctttattatttgaatgGATTTCCGTTGCACTGGAATGAtgttgacatgacatgacattgCAGTACATAAATCACAGCATGACTTCTAGAGAGCAATATCATGTTAATAACAATGCACAGGAATGCAGTATGACTGCTGACACAACACTGCACTAGCATAGCACTGATATTGACATGACCATGTGATTCAGTAGTTAGACATTCGACATTACAAGCTGACATTGGCGTGACATTGCATCGCGGTGACATTGGCGTTAGATTGCGTTCCGTTATATCGAACGTTCCACGATATCACGTTTCAGCTGTTTGATTTTCCAAGAAATAATGACGGGATAATGCAGGGTTCTCTCAGTAGGGTCATTTCAATAGTTCATAAATGGATCATGGTCCTAATATAAAAatctgtggattttttttttattattatttattaatcatttaaaaaaataaaaagttttaagCCATAGCCTCAGGTCCAAAATGCTTGTGATTGGGTGAAAAAACCCAACGTctgggggcggagcttcatGTGCACACAAATGTCAAACTCACTGAACTGTTAGAGATCCAATCTTGGAGAGAATAAAGGATTAATATGATCTAATGGTCTTGGAAAAAAGTGATATTTGTTCATTGAAATGAAATTGTAAAtttgtacatctgtgtgtgtgttcgtgtataCAATCAGACGCTTGAGAGCCCGCAACGTGAGCGTGAACGTGTCCCCAGTGAACGAGCCGTGGCTTTACTCTGTGTTGTGGTGCAGCGGCGTTCAGTCCGTCTCATCTGACGCTCCTCACATCCTCCGCCAAGTGCCTCAGCCCATCTGGTTAATGGTGAGAGATGGATCATGTCTAATCGTTATCACAGTGTCATTGGCCCTTTGGAATACAGAagtatgggatgtggtagcctagtggttaagcctggtgttgggctaccaatcggaaggttgtgagttcgattcctacgtccaccaggctgccactgctgggcccccgagaaaggcccctaaccctcaattgctcagttgtataaggataagggcatctgctaaatgctggaaacgTAAATGTAAGTAAACGAGTCGTTTCATCCTGACCAATCACGGACGCTCCAGATAAGTGTAATGGCATTTTTGCGGCATTTACAGTTCAACAAAACGTTCATGTCAGTGGGTTAGAAAATTTAATGAATTGCTCTGTAATCATGGTGTGATAGCATGTGATTTGGCTCTATGACAAAAAAGCACGTGTGTTTTGcatttttcagcttttattaCTACTTCTGTGTCTTTTTCTGTGTCGAGTTATTCTACCTTAAAAATGTTGTTTGACCATGTCGCCATCTAGTGGAGAAACACAATAATAACACCTGCTTTTTTCCAGAGTCCAGACGAATACTGCTTAATATGGATCATGACTGATTTAATATCCGCAGCAATCGTGATaggaatatttatatttcagaaGTGAGTATATTGAAATGTtgtacaaccacacacacaaacacacacagacatacacacacagtctgtatcCTTGCTGCTTCTGAACTGATGCCGTTGTTCTCTTcgttccttctcttttttctttttctttctcgtCATTGCTGTCTGCCTTCTCCACTTCATGCCTCTTCGCTCATCCGCTGCTTTCTGCAAATCTTTCAGCTTTCACTTCATCAGGTAAAATGGGATAACATCAGCAGCTCCAACGCTTTGCATTAACTTGATATTTTTGGTTTTCATTGGTTGTTCGTGTTGCTGCCTTTCACCTGCCCTACAACACGTTCTCTGACATGATGCTCATTTATCAGATCATTTATCTGAGGTTATTTATGCctgtaaaaacatttaaagcgACACCTTCGTCCTTCACTTTCAGCTTTGTTAAGTGTCGTGTTGAAAGTAAGGACTACGTATATTGCAGGTGGAGGATGAGCGGGATGCGCAGCTACAACCCGGAGCAGATCATGCTGAGCGCCGTGGTGCGCAGACCCAGCCGAGACGTCAACATCATGAAGGAAAAACTCATCTTCTCAGGTGAGAGACACGAACACACAAATGAGCCACGTGCGATAGCCGAAGAAGGCAGTGATGACGGTGATTGGGTTCTTTTCAGGGGTCTCTCTTGTTGGTGTGTTGCTTAAATTCTTACAATTAACTTTCATGCTATATTTCACAAATGTTTCCATCTACACCGGAATATCCATCCGAATTTGTTCATAATCTTCCTGTGCTAATGACACCATGCTTTTTTCCATGCTAATGCTTAGCTGTTTTTCTCGCAGAAATTAACAACGGCATCAGCAGCGCAGACGAGCTGCCTCTCTACACCGAGCACGGATATGAAGGATATGCCCGCAACACCATTTCCCGCTGAGCCGGAAGTTGTTCGGATGTCCTCTGTCCTCGTTTCGCTTCACATAAACATTGCTGCATGGACTCTGGGAAAGACTGTGTCTTTCTTTCGGACCGAACTGCTGAAGGGCCGATGAAGGGCTTCTCAGATTTCTGGTCCTCGTGCAAGTGGAGCTCTGAATTGTGATTGGATttgtattttcttatttatataaAGGACTTTCACTCGGATGCCTTACGCTCTGTATTAAAGTGTAAGATATAAGATGAAATGTTGCTGCAGTGCTAGTGTGAATATTTGATCTTATGGAGTGTAAAATTTACTGAACAAATTTCCATAATGCAAGTGGCTTCTtctgcatattattattattattattattattattattattattgttgttgttgttcatcaGTTTCTACAAATCTGACGATCATCTGTGATCTTTGGAGGACGCAGGATTATTTGTATTCAGAAATAGGTCTGTTCTGTgagtagttttatttttttttatatatattattaatatatatccTCGGTGTAGAATTTTGTGCCGTCTACGCCGCAGTGGTTGAAGTACTGTGGTTCTCAGAGTTTGGGTTGAAATGATGCCTCTGTGACGTGCAATTCTGAATGTATTACATTTGTAGgaagtgaataaaaaagaagaagacaagCCActtggagaaaataaataaaggtaagCTGAGGCGATGCCTACGATTTCATGCTCTTGCCGGATGAATACGGCGTCTGATCGAAAGCTCTGATTAGAGCGCGATGAGTCGTAGGAGGTTCATGAGATACGATCACGATTTCATATTCACACTCACGTTATAAATGTTCAGTTATATCTTTTGATTCCTATCTAAGAAATCTAAGATAATTTTGTTCAGAATTCAGATCTTCTGAAAGTTTGTTCTCAGAACTTTTACAGGGCCATGCAGAATTTCCTCAGACTTAAAGGTGCAGTGTGTAAATTGGGTGGACTGTTTTGTGGAGCCTGTTTTGCTACACGTGttttcttgttaaaaaaaaaaaaaaaaaaaaagaatgtcagTGGATGtcgaaaacaaaaaaacctagTGCAGGAAGTAAAAAGACACATGATGAAGGATATGAGTATAATAATTAAGCAAAAGATTGGCCTTctgttctgaccaatcagtacCACTAAATTTTTCCTTTAACAGGTATGTTACTCAAAATGTTAGAGGAATATAATCAAATATTCCAAAATGTCTTGATTATTATATCACTGACTGCACCTTTAATCTGGTGGTTGTGAGTCAGGAGTCTTGTATTCATTTAGTATTCAAATGAGAAATAtcatacatattttttattttattgactcAACCATCCTTTCATCATtaacaagaaaaagaatgatcattacattttgttaaaaaaataaaaaaaagttacatacTGCCGCTTTAATCCCAAACCTGATTTTAAACtcaaatataacacaataaatacagaacatatatcaggtttatttaaaattactTCCATAtagtgcacacacccacacatactgGAGTAAGTGAGATTGAGAttaaagctgcagtgtgtaACTTGATGAAATCAAAGTAGCAGCAGGAAAGATTATgtgcttggggaaaaaaaactaaaaaaaaaaattaaaccttgGTGCATTCACTGCAGAAAATATATCAGGTTTATTTAAGGAAGGTTCATGTATTTCTTTTACATGTCATTTACATTCTATTTACAgttcttttgttctctctgaTTTACAGTGAATGTTGAAAGAagtgacagacacacccacacacacacactcacacataaatGTATATATCAGTTTCCTATGTTTCATGGCACAACTGACTGACAGCTCATAATGGAAGGAAGGCTCCAGTTTGATGCTGAAACAACAACTACAGTAACGTCCTGACATTTACACAGATTGATGGCTGGGTCGTGTTGTTCCTGAGATGTAGGTCAGGTTCTCACAGCGCTGAAACACACTGTGGTGTGATTAGACCTCAGCTGATGATGAGGACAGAGGTGCAGGAAGGTGGTGTTCTGTGTCCTCTTTGCTGCTGTTGTCAGAGCAGTCCGAGGTGATGTAGCAGCCCGAGTCTCTGGGGCAGTCGTTCGGTTCAGCTTTCCCCGTTGCGCTCGGAGATTTCGGAGCTTCCTCATCTTCGACTTCTCTCTGACTGTTAGCTGAAAGAGAGAACCAACAAAGAGACTTGGGTGTTACCAGCAAGCTGACACCTTTTCTACTATCTAAAACCCTAAACCATATCTATGATGTAGAGCTGTCTGTACACTGAAGGGATAAAAGTCAAAATACAGTTTGCATCCCTTTCTTTCTGATACTTTTCAGACTATTTGCCACTACACGGtatgatgtttttaaaaaaaaaaaaaaaaaaaaactagttttGCAACACGATCAAAGTTGGGCTGGTTCAAACGTTAACCACAAAAAAACTCACCACTGCACTCGTTTCCTGTCAGTAACTGAGCTCTTGCATCACAACCTGCCTGTTCTTATTAACTCcatcttgtttttgttcacttCTTAAGAACTGAAGTTTAAAATACATCTCTGGGGATTCCTGGTTAGCATGTTTTAAACCCCATAAACCCCTTAACAGCTGCATAAAATAGCTAAAATGATAGTGCTTGATCATAGTGCCTGGGTTTAACTCTGTCTAACTGTGTCTTTAATCTGCACAGGATGTAAGATCAACTCAGCTAGTGCATCATGGTAGATGAGCTAATGTGTTGTAGTTAAATGTAGAGAAGGTTACTGAAGCTAACGGAAGTGATATGGgtgtatttttatcttttacGCTATCTTAAGGgtaaataatgtgttttataCTAACTGAAGGGtaaatgttgtgttttaaacTAACTGAAGGGTAAGTAATGTGTTTTATGCTAACTGAAGGgtaaatattgtgttttaagCTAACTGCAGATATGTCATTCACCTATCTTCTAACTGAAGGGTACTTATCTTATTTCAGGCTAAGTGAAGGGTAAATATTGTGTTTAGGCTAACTAAAGGATAGTTCTTGCTCTTTAGGCTAACTGAAGGGTAGTTATCTTATTTTAGGCTAACTGAAGGGTATTTATTCCGCTATATGTTAACTGAAGGGTAGTTATCTTATTTTAGGCTAACTGAAGGGTAGTTATTCCGCTATATGTTAACTGAAGGGTAGTTATCTTATTTTAGGCTAACTGAAGGGTAGTTATTCCGCTATATGTTAACTGAAGGGTAGTTATCTTATTTTAGGCTAACTGAAGCGTAGTTATCTTATTTTAGGCTAACTGAAGGGTAGTTATTCAGCTATATGTTAACTGAAGGGTAGTTATCTTATTTTAGGCTAACTGAAGCGTAGTTATCTTATTTTAGGCTAACTGAAGGGTAGTTATTCAGCTATATGTTAACTGAAGGGTAGTTATCTTATTTTAGGCTAACTGAAGCGTAGTTATCTTATTTTAGGCTAACTGAAGGGTAGTTATTCAGCTATATGTTAACTGAAGGGTAGTTATCTTATTTTAGGCTAACTGAAGCGTAGTTATCTTATTTTAGGCTAACTGAAGGGTAGTTATTCAGCTATATGTTAACTGAAGGGTAGTTATCTTATTTTAGGCTAACTGAAGGGTAGTTATTCAGCTATATGTTAACTGAAGGGTAGTTATCTTATTTTAGGCTAACTGAAGGGTAGTTATTCCGCTATATGTTAACTGAAGGGTAGTTATCTTATTTTAGGCTAACTGAAGGGTAGTTATTCAGCTATATGTTAACTGAAGGGTAGTTATCTTATTTTAGGCTAACTGAAGGGTAGTTATTCCGCTATATGTTAACTGAAGGGTAGTTATCTTATTTTAGGCTAACTGAAGGGTAGTTATTCCGCTATATGTTAACTGAAGGGTAGTTATCTTATTTTAGGCTAACTGAAGCGTAGTTATCTTATTTTAGGCTAACTGAAGGGTAGTTATTCAGCTATATGTTAACTGAAGGGTAGTTATCTTATTTTAGGCTAACTGAAGCGTAGTTATCTTATTTTAGGCTAACTGAAGGGTAGTTATTCAGCTATATGTTAACTGAAGGGTAGTTATCTTATTTTAGGCTAACTGAAGCGTAGTTATCTTATTTTAGGCTAACTGAAGGGTAGTTATTCAGCTATATGTTAACTGAAGGGTAGTTATCTTATTTTAGGCTAACTGAAGGGTAGTTATTTGGTTATGTGCTAACTGAAGGGTAGTTATCTTATTTTAGGCTAACTGAAAGGTAGTTATTCCGCTATATGTTAACTGAAGGGTAGTTATCTTATTTTAGGCTAACTGAAGCGTAGTTATCTTATTTTAGGCTAACTGAAGGGTAGTTATTCAGCTATATGTTAACTGATGGGTAGTTATCTTATTTTAGGCTAACTGAAGGGTAGTTATTTGGTTATGTGCTAACTGAAGGGTAGTTATCTTATTTTAGGCTAACTGAAGAGTAGTTATTCGGTTATATGTTAACTGAAGGGTAGTTATCTTATTTTAGGCCAACTGAAGCGTAGTTATCTTATTTTAGGCTAACTGAAGGGTAGTTATTCAGCTATATGCTAACTGAAGGGTAGTTATTCAGCTATATGCTAACTGAAGGGAAGTTATCTAATTTTAGGCTAACTGAAGGGTAGTTATTCAGCTATATGCTAACTGAAGGGTATTTATTCAGCTTTATCCTAACTGAAGGGTAGTTGCTATATGTTAACCGAAGTATTTAATGAAGGCTAAGTACTTAAGTAGTTAACCGAAGCACAAGTATTACTCGTTAAAGCTAACTGATATGTGAGCATTGTGTCTGGCTTCAGGGTAATTATGGTGTAGTATGTTTGTGCTAACAGGTATTTACTGTGTCTTCTTGTAAGCTTACAATTTGTCTGCTGTAATTGACAAACTAATAGTCTTTTATAGTATAGAGGGCTAACAGAAGTGTGGTTACTGTGTAGTTTACAAGGCTAACAGAGATGCGGCTGCTCTTGTGGACATTTTTAGATAACCTTTTAGCTAAAGAATCTAGATCACTTGTTCCACTGTACAACACACCTTTTCCTTGCTTAGAAGATACTGTATTGTTGACATTTAGCCCAAAACGGTAAAGAAGAACATAAAGCGTTGGGACTGAAACTCTTCTGAGAATCTTTggtcagttttttgttttgtttgttttttttaagcatctactttttaataagttaagtgtgtgtgtgtgtgtgtgtgtgtgtgtgtgtgtgtgtgtgtgtgtgtgtgagagagagagagagagagagagagagtttcctTCACCCTCTGCGTCATGTAAATTCTCTGCCGCTGCCAGCAGTTTTTGTCTGTGCTCGGGATTGGTCACGTTCAGCTCAATCAGATGCTGCTCTTTCAGATCCTTCAGATCATCTACAGTCTGATAACCGTTTAGCAACAGGGAGGACACAAACTCCTGCAGGGGGaaaaagatggagagaaaagaTTTTTCCGTTTGTAGGTCACATCACTTCAGAGATGTTTTCACTTCTTTTGACAGTTTTCTTTTATCACACAGTACCATCTGAAGCGGAAACCTCGGTGACACCTCACTTCCGTTATTAatgaagttttttatttatttatcaccattatcacataaaaaaatatcaaaagctCAGACTTGTTTTCAAAAAACGCTAATTTTCTGGTTTAGATATCATAGCATCTGgtgaaactgaaaatattttctgttgGCTGTTGGGTTTAAAACCACAAATACCACTTTTATCatgtgaaaatgttttcatCCTTTTTAGACTAAATTagacagacatttattttagcAACAAGGTCatgtagttttttttccatttcatagATGCTCAAGTTcagaaattgttaaaaaaaaaaaagttaaaaatatatattacagtatgtcaaCTAGTATGTCTACGTTTTCCTTTAGCAAAAATTAAGCTTGTTtcattgctttttcttttttcttttttttttagcaaatctTTGGTTCTGTATTTAAATTTttgtaggaaaaaaatatatttaatattttacattatgcCTTTTCGTTCCCACGAGGGACACAAACTTTTCCACTCAACCgtgattaattttaaaatttgtgaCATACCTGATGATTCAACAAATGACTGATCAGTCAAAACTATCCAAACCGTTATGCAATAAATGAAGCTCTTTAGATTGTTAGGAAGTTAGTGAGTAGGCAACAGGTATAAACATTGAAACTTGTACTTAACCTAAACTTGTATAGAACATGTGAAGCAGAAAAATTGAGAAATAAAAGTCCCTAGAAAAAGGCTCAGTGGATGattcaatgtgtgtgtaaataacagcCTCGTATCTATAGCATAATTGAAAGAGTACAAGACTGGGCTAAAGCTAACAGGTACTGGGGTCATCCTTACCTGACAGGACTGGAGATTACCTTTAAAATGAAGCAAAGCTGCTCAAGTGTCACCCCTGCTTCAGTGCAAAATCTCACCTGGattctgtacatacagtaatgtGCACCTGacaactgctgctgtaatcataaagccTGTCCTGTTGCTCATCCCAGGATTCTTATTCCTAATCTGAGCAGACATCCTTTCAACACACATTTTGATGTATTTCTTGAATCTTCTACTCCTGAATAATCTACTGATTCTTAATCCCACTATCCAACAAGGTCCCTTTGGACATCTATTTCATTCTGGTTCCTTTCAAAAGCTTCTTCCTCGTGTTTAATTTCCTCGCCTCCTGTTCACTAGGGATATAAAACTACAACCGGATTTCTCTAAAGCTTAGTTCCTAATGCCGTGTTCATGTTTCCCAACGTTAGCGATTGGAATACAGTCAAAGAATTAAAGCAGCACCTCCAAGTTCAGTCTCTCGAGGAACTCCTGGAGCGTTTTGGGTCGAGGTCTTTTGCTTCTCCTGTGCTTTCCCATCCTGTGAATTGGAGCAGGTTCCTCGGCCAGAACGTCTACGTAGATGAACTTAAAACTGCCGATTTTGCCGTTCAGCATGCCTGTCCATATGCCCATGGGGGACTTACTGATGACGTCGATCACATCTCCAACCTGAGGCAATGTAATATTTAGAAGTTATAAAGACTTTGACTGCAACACTCTGCTATCATCATTAATGTATCCATATACTCTGGTCTGTACAGATTTTATATTAAGGtctatattaaaattattattttcaggTCTGTTTAATCTAAGGGATGGATCTCAAAACAATAGGAAGATCTACTGTATTTCTGTCAGTACTGCTTACATGACATATATGATACAgaagatattttaaaaataaatgttataaatgtattactatAACCGGTAATAAGATGGCCCGGGGCACTGGGATTGCCTCGTCAGAGTAAAGTAATAAGATGAGCTACCTTGAGTTTTAGAGACTCGGTGTCATATGGACTCGGGAGGAAATCGGTGTGAACTTTTGCTTTGCCACAGAAATGGATGGTTTCGGGAACTTCCTCCTCCAGCCTCAGACTGTCTCTGTTAAACGAGCTCTCGGAGCAACTGGTGATGCCACCTAACAACCAGCAAAATTACACGATAAATAAAGTAGCTGGTAATATCAGACGCAGAATCAaatccaccaccaccaccacccccgcCCCCTTTGAAGAACATCAAATATGTTGGTGAGAGGATATGAAATAGGGTGGAGGCTGTTATAAAGACTAAATGTGCACCTACAAGCTATTGGAGATTATTTATATCACATTAGGAAATGAACATTCAGTTTTATGTATTTTGAGAATTCTCAGTATTAGCTTTATCTAGCATGAAGTATATACAAACAATACAGCATTACATTTATTCCTGACCAATTTGTTTTGCTTACAGTTTTGCACTTAAATGAGGTCTTTTTCTGCTCGAAAGTTGATGTTAGATAAAACTGGATGTGTGTTAAACCACACCTAGTTCTTTTACCTAGTTCTGTGACCAGTTTCTCCTATTTCACTCTGCACCAAAGAGAAAATAGGCCTACATAGGGcaactaagtgtgtgtgtgtgtgtgtgtgtgtgtgtgtgtgtgtgtgtgtgtgtgtgtgtgtgtgtgtgtgtgtgtgtgtgtgtgtgtgaaacttaCTACTGGATGAGCTTTGGCCACTGTGGAGACTGAAGAGACTTTCCACAGAGTTACTGGACTTGGTGTGGGCTTTGGCTGGAGCTTCAGTCACATTAGGCTGTCCTTCAGCTTCCTGGTCTCCATCTACACCATCTCCCTGTGCACACACCACATGCCACAACCTTGACAACtagttttttattatgtttccTACACCTTCTCAAATCAGTGTTGACAAATTTTTCCATGACAGTAGTGCAGCTCCATCTCGCACATCACACGCTTATATCAATACTCTTGTTCTAATATGCCGTTAGGgcggtttctatagtaacaagtCATTCACGATGACAAGACATTTATTTAGACTTTTTGGAAGcatcagcactttgtaacagccAGAGATAAAATTTTAACTTACATGAGAAAGTCTCTTTGCCTTTGTCTGCAATTTTTGTCATATTCATTTCAATAAGGTGAAAAATAAGAGAGTGACTatggaaataaataatcaaCTACAGCACAGAACActgttattgattattttccaataagtGCACACCTCCAAGTGATTTATTCCTACCTCCTGACTTGCTTGGTATATTTGTAGTTGTATTGCCAGTGTGTTTCTACTTTCATAAATGATAAAAGATCTCACTGCCCTTTCTGATAGGTGACATTTCTGACTGTTTTGTCACTTCAGTGGTTTGAAAGCTGACAGGCTTTTCAGTGATAGG
Coding sequences:
- the samsn1b gene encoding SAM domain-containing protein SAMSN-1b, which produces MLQRKSSNAAEKPRNKPKRSYSFGRFDTSKNQSKLEEHEGALGQAADGDPAEGEHIKGGLGKKMKAISMTMRKKMGKKYTRALSEETGDGVDGDQEAEGQPNVTEAPAKAHTKSSNSVESLFSLHSGQSSSSSGITSCSESSFNRDSLRLEEEVPETIHFCGKAKVHTDFLPSPYDTESLKLKVGDVIDVISKSPMGIWTGMLNGKIGSFKFIYVDVLAEEPAPIHRMGKHRRSKRPRPKTLQEFLERLNLEEFVSSLLLNGYQTVDDLKDLKEQHLIELNVTNPEHRQKLLAAAENLHDAEANSQREVEDEEAPKSPSATGKAEPNDCPRDSGCYITSDCSDNSSKEDTEHHLPAPLSSSSAEV